The Eurosta solidaginis isolate ZX-2024a chromosome 4, ASM4086904v1, whole genome shotgun sequence genome includes a window with the following:
- the LOC137249767 gene encoding uncharacterized protein: MALKTEKRVIECSDLMKCGEITAKITVEQKEYFLNCEFCDYSFLQMENFMQHICDDHFTEFSHTNNELQEKEIPAHIMDEIEEYESNMAVEKTEDDTFEGDADDIRDMERVGSDFESAKIERSLDVKVESVNPDEGTNQKYYCETEDAIEILFKTDSEGEPEINVDEKQNFETKYDENQMFTIELIELYRSLRALWDPKCPEYTDRMIRNEQYEALLEKYKEQRPEANKDDVRQKIYALRTTFRKESKKMGPLEKPTLYYYDAMSFLIENGKRDVPDNSYDYAQDSFMQIERRTPPPESFLNDDQFIILAKIYQSYPSLWDEDDISYRFSNRRRETLKCVLFDFNEASGLDLTQNELEKEIMRLRRACSKEKKQKIKCRQNNLDYEPTSPFHEHIIFLETNVSPYECTVCGEVISGSCQYRIHFSSHDGSLPYTCKICGHGFKLTSNLTVHLRRHVQDYTYVCNVCNKACATTSELKIHLRYHTGEKNYVCEVCGAKFYTASKFNTHMRRHENRPRHRCEVCGKGFLTRGLYVEHVSTHGNIRDKICDICNKGFKNKLQLKQHKRIHDPIKKYVCKICGKRFAQNAGRAGHMKSHGTRLYEKKKTTDPELEFI, encoded by the exons ATGGCGCTGAAGACTGAAAAGCGTGTAATCGAATGTAGTGATTTAATGAAATGTGGCGAAATTACTGCAAAGATTACCGTGGAACAAAAGGAATATTTCTTGAATTGTGAGTTTTGCGACTACTCATTTCTGCAAATGGAAAACTTCATGCAACACATTTGCGATGACCACTTTACCGAATTTAGTCACACAAATAACGAGCTTCAGGAGAAAGAAATTCCTGCACACATAATGGATGAAATTGAAGAATATGAGTCAAATATGGCAGTGGAAAAAACTGAAGAT GATACTTTTGAAGGTGATGCAGATGATATACGAGATATGGAACGAGTTGGGAGTGATTTTGAGAGTGCTAAAATAGAACGTTCACTGGATGTCAAAGTGGAATCAGTTAATCCTGATGAAGGCACCAAC CAAAAATACTACTGCGAAACAGAAGATGCTATCGAAATATTGTTTAAAACGGACTCTGAAGGTGAACCAGAAATAAACGTTGACGAAAAACAAAATTTCGAGACTAAATACGATGAGAACCAAATGTTCACCATAGAATTAATAGAATTATATCGTTCGTTGCGGGCACTTTGGGATCCCAAATGTCCAGAGTATACCGACAGAATGATCCGAAATGAACAGTATGAAGCTTTGCTTGAAAAATATAAGGAACAACGCCCAGAAGCGAATAAAGACGATGTTAGGCAAAAAATATATGCCCTACGAACGACATTCCGCAAAGAGTCGAAAAAAATGGGGCCATTAGAGAAGCCGACACTTTACTATTATGACGCAATGAGCTTTCTAATAGAAAATGGAAAACGAGATGTTCCCGATAATAGTTATGACTACGCGCAA GACAGTTTTATGCAAATAGAGAGGAGAACGCCACCGCCGGAAAGCTTCTTGAATGACGATCAGTTTATCATACTTGCTAAAATATACCAAAGCTATCCTAGCCTTTGGGATGAAGATGATATATCCTATCGATTTAGTAATAGACGACGAgagactctaaaatgtgttttatTCGATTTTAATGAAGCATCTGGATTGGATTTAACTCAAAATGAGCTGGAAAAAGAAATCATGCGGTTGCGTAGAGCATGTTctaaagaaaagaaacaaaaaattaaatgtagaCAGAACAATCTAGATTATGAGCCAACGTCCCCATTTCACGAACATATAATATTCCTTGAAACTAATGTTAGTCCATACGAATGCACAGTATGTGGAGAAGTTATTTCAGGTTCATGTCAATACAGAATACATTTCTCATCTCATGATGGCTCATTACCGTATACATGTAAAATATGTGGGCATGGTTTTAAGTTGACTTCTAATTTAACTGTACATTTACGAAGGCATGTACAAGATTACACATACGTTTGTAATGTTTGTAATAAAGCTTGTGCGACGACATCAGAATTAAAAATTCATTTACGCTATCATACGGGTGAGAAGAATTATGTTTGTGAGGTATGTGGTGCAAAGTTTTATACAGCATCAAAATTCAATACACATATGCGACGACATGAAAATCGACCACGGCATAGATGTGAAGTATGTGGTAAGGGATTCTTAACAAGAGGATTATATGTGGAGCATGTTAGTACACATGGCAATATAAGAGACAAAATATGCGATATATGCAACAAAGGCTTTAAAAATAAACTACAATTAAAACAACACAAACGTATTCATGACCCAATTAAAAAATACGTATGTAAGATTTGCGGAAAACGTTTTGCTCAAAATGCTGGCCGTGCAGGACACATGAAATCACATGGCACAAGATTATATGAGAAAAAAAAGACTACAGACCCTGAACTAGAGTTTATATAG